Within the Marixanthomonas sp. SCSIO 43207 genome, the region TTGCTTTCGGCTGTTTTTCGTTTTTCTACTTCATTTTTAAGTTTGTCAACAGTTTCTTCAAGTGTTTTAGTGCGTTGTGCAATTTTTTCTTCAAGGTTTGAGTTTAGATCCAGTATTACCTTTTCTTGTTGTTTTCTTATAGTGATATCACTTACGAGTGCCATCACATACATATTCTCATAAATTTGAAACGGATTAAGTCCTGCTTCTACCGGAAAAGTTGTTCCGTCTTTACGCAAACCATATAAATCACGCCCGTGCCCCATCTGCCTTCTCTTGCTATGATGCATGAAATTTTTAAAATGTCCTGAATGATTGGCTTTATATTTTTGAGGTATAAGAAGGTTGAGATGTTCTCCTAAAAGTTCATCAGTTTCATACCCAAACATAGCATTTGCAGCACCATTGCTAGCTACTACTTCTTGATCTTTGTTTACAATTATTATCCCTTCTGAAATGGCTTCAGATAAGAGCTTAAATATATTGCCTTTTTTTTCTTCAAAAACGTTCACATACCAAAAATAAGAATTTTACTATGGAAGTTTACCATATTAAATTTATTTTATTGCGCCTTAAAGCTATCTTGAAAAAAATTCTAAATTGAAAGAAATCTCTCTTATCAAAATACATATATTTGCAATCTCTAAAAACAAAGCACCTTATTTGTAAGCCCAGGTGCTGGAACTGGTAGACAGGCATGGTTGAGGGCCATGTGTCCATTAGGGCGTATGGGTTCGACTCCCATCCTGGGCACTTACTTTCACACAGATATGATGTTGTTTAGTTTATTTTAAAAAAAACTAAACATTTTTTAAATTTATCTTTTTCTTTTTAGTAATTTGAGCACACCAATTTTAATTGCTTAATGTCTATACAAACTACGTTTAGTATCAAGGATCTTGAAAATTTAAGTGGTATAAAGGCACATACCATTCGTATCTGGGAAAAAAGATACAACCTATTAGAACCAAATAGAACTGATACTAATATTCGAGAGTACAGCTTAGATAGCCTAAAAAAGCTGTTGAATATTTCTTTTTTATATAATAGTGGTTTAAAAATCTCTAAAATTGCTGCGCTTGATGAAGATGAAATCATTAAACTTATTGAAGAATATACAGTTAAAGATAAGGATGCGCATACCATTCAGCTGTTAAAAACTGCTATGTTTGAGTTTAATTATCCGTTATTTCAAAAAACAATTCAAGAATTTGAAAAAACGAATGATTTCAGAACTTTGTTTTTTGATATTTTTATTCCATTACTAACTGAATTGGGAACTTTATGGCACACCGGAACAATTGATCCTGCTCACGAACATTTCATTTCAGAATTGATAAAACAGAAAATTATTGTCAATATTGACTCTTTAAAAAAAGAATCTTTTGATGATACTAAACCTACATTCTGCCTTTATTTGCCTCATCACGAAATGCACGAAATAGGCTTATTATACTGTCATTATGAGGTGTTAAAAGCTGGCTTTAATACCGTTTACCTAGGCCCAAATATTCCACTTGAAAATTTAAAGCATATTGTAAAACATTACCAAAACGTACTTTTTTTATCCTACTTTACTGTAAAGCCTAAAAAAACTCCTTTGGCAAAGTATATAGTTGACTATAGTGATAAAATTGATTCAGAAAAGAAACAATCACTTTGGTTAATGGGTCGAGAAACACAAGAATTAAAAGAAAAAAATACTTTTAACAACATTACAGTTGTACAAAACCACACCGAATTGATTGAGAAACTTAAAATTTTAAAAAAATCATAACATATCTATATCTATTTTTGTTTAATATTTGCTTAAATTTGTTAAACATAATATGAAAAATATCGCAATCATCGGTTCTGGGTTCTCATCATTAGCAGCAAGTAGCTATCTTGCAGCACAAGGCTATACAGTTACTATCTATGAAAAAAATAAAACTGTGGGTGGTAGAGCCAGACAGTTACATAAAGAAGGTTTTACCTTTGATATTGGCCCTACTTGGTACTGGATGCCCGACGTTTTTGAACGTTTCTTTTCAGACTTTAATAAAAAACCATCAGACTATTATAGCCTTACAAAGCTTAATCCTGCTTATAGTGTATACTTCGGAAAAGAAGAGTTTATAACTATTGAAGATACCTTAGAAAAAATATGCAAAGCCTTTGAAGATGAAGAACCTGAGAGTTCAAAAAAACTGAGAAAGTTTATTGCCAAGGCTCAAAACAATTATGATGTTGCTATTAAAGATTTAGTTTACAGACCGGGCGTTTCACCTTTTGAACTAGTAACTCCGGTTACTATGAAGAAAATAGGGCAATTTTTTAGCACTATTAGTAAAGAAGTAAGGAAAGAATTTAAAAACCCGAAATTAATCTCTATTCTAGAGTTTCCGGTATTGTTTTTAGGAGCAAAACCTTCAAATACTCCAGCATTTTACAGTTTTATGAATTATGCAGATTTTGGTTTGGGTACGTTTCACCCAAAAGATGGAATGTATAGTGTTATTGAAGGAATTAAAAATCTAGCCGAAGAACTAGGCGTAACCATAAAAACCAATCAAAACGTTGAAGAAATTATCCTTACAGACAATGTTGCTTCAGCCATAAAAATAAACGGAAAAGATATCAAGGCAGATTGCATTGTAAGTGGTGCAGATTATCATCATACCGAAACGCTGTTACCAAAAAAATTCCGTCAATACTCTGAAACCTATTGGGACAAAAAAATATTTGCGCCTTCTTCCCTATTATTTTACGTAGGGTTTGACAAAAAAATAGAAAATGTAGACCATCATACCCTGTTTTTTGATGTAGACTTTGAAGCTCATTCACAAGCAATTTATGACAATCCAAAGTGGCCAGAAAAACCCTTATTTTATGCTAGTTTTCCTTCAAAAACAGATAACAGTACGGCACCAATAGATAAGGAAGCCGGTATTTTTTTAATACCATTAGCACCGGGATTAGAAGACACACCAGAAATACGAGAAGCGTATTTTGAGAAAATAATGACAAGATTTGAATACCTTACCAACCAAGAAGTAAAAAATTACGTTATATTTAAAGAGTCCTTTTGCGTAAATGACTTTATTGAGCAGTACAACTCTTATAAAGGAAACGCATACGGACTTGCAAATACGTTGTTACAGACTGCATTTTTGCGTCCTAGTTTACAGAGTAAAAAGGTTAAAAATCTTTTTTTTACAGGACAGCTAACAGTTCCGGGGCCAGGTGTTCCACCCTCATTAATTTCGGGAAAACTAGTTGCTGGTTTAGTACAAAAACAAATAGAAAAATCGTGAAAGAAATCTTCGACATAGTATCTAGAACTTGCAGCAAAAACGTAACAAATGCATATAGTACATCGTTTTCACTTGCTACCAAAATGTTGGCACCTACCATTCGCCAAGATATTTATAATATTTATGGGTTTGTTCGGTTTGCAGATGAAATTGTAGACTCGTTTCATGATTATGATAAAGAAACTCTTTTTAATCGTTTTGAAAAAGATTTACACAACGCCTTGAAAGACAAAATAAGTCTCAATCCTATTTTAAATTCTTTTCAGCATACAGTTAATAGATACAAGATTGATCAGCATTTGATAGATTCTTTTATGAAAAGTATGCGCTTAGATTTATCCAAAAAAGAATATATCACCGAAACCGACTATAAAGAATACATTTATGGCTCTGCAGACGTTGTGGGCTTAATGTGCTTAAAAGTTTTTGTAAAAGGCGATACAGAAAAATATGAAGAGCTTAAAGATTCTGCAATGCATTTGGGATCGGCTTTTCAAAAAGTAAACTTTTTAAGAGATTTAAAAGAAGATTTTGAAGATTTGAGTCGAACCTATTTTCCAAATACCAATTTAAAAGCCCTTGATGAAATTTCAAAGCAACGTATTATTGAAGAGATTGAAGAAGATTTTAGTAAAGGCTATGAAGGAATTTTAAAACTTCCTGCCGAAGCTAAATTTGGCGTTTTTATGGCCTATCGATATTACAAGAGATTGCTGAAAAAGTTACAACGAACCCCGGCAATTGAAATTAAAAACACTAGAATTCGTGTTCCCAATTATGAGAAATTTGGGTTATTGACACGAAGTTATGTAAAATACCAATTAAAACTAGTTAAATAGCTATGACAACATTTTTTTGGATTCTTATATTTTTAGCCACCTTTTGTGTAATGGAATTCATGGCATGGTTTACTCACAAATATATTATGCATGGCTTTTTATGGAGCTTGCATAGAGATCACCATCATAAAGACCACAGCAGCTGGTGGGAACGCAATGACTTATTCTTTATATTTTATGCAGTAGTAAGTATATGCTGTTTTATAGGTTGGGAATATTATGGCTTTTGGGCAGGATTACCCATTGGTTTAGGTATTTTTGCCTACGGAATTGCTTACTTCTTTGTTCATGATATTTTTATTCATCAACGTTTTAAGCTTTTCAGAAATGCTAATAATTGGTATGCAAAAGGAATAAGACGTGCTCATAAAATACATCATAAACATCTAGGAAAAGAAGATGGAGAATGTTTTGGTATGCTCTTGCCGCCTTTGCGTTTTTTTAAAAGATAATTAATGAACAGTTTGTATTTATGGCTCAATATTGGGTCATTGAGTATCCCTTTTTTATTTAGTTTTCATCCCAGACTTCAGTTTTACAAAAAATGGCGTTCTTTCTTTCCGGCACTTTTTATAATGATGGCAATCTTTGTCACGTGGGACATCATTTTTACTCATAATGGTTTTTGGGGTTTTAATGATGTTTATCTCATTGGCGTCTATCTTTTTAATCTTCCAATAGAAGAATGGCTGTTTTTTATATGCATTCCATATGCTTGTATCTTTACTCATTATGCGTTACACGAGTTATTTCCGAAGTTTTCTTTATCTGAAAAATTTACCTCAAGGTTTTATGTAATCTTGGTAAGCAGTTTAATTATTTTGTTATGGTACTTCTACAGTAGTTGGTATACACTCATTAGCTTTGTTTATGCATTAGTACTTTTAGGCCTTGTTTATAATTATAGAAAGAGGTGGCTTATGGAGTTTTTACCTACTTATTTTATCATATTTATTCCTTTTTTTATAGTAAATGGAATTTTAACCGGCACCGGAATTGAAGATCAAGTGGTATGGTATAATGACTTAGAAAATATGGGCGTAAGAATGGTAACCATTCCTGTTGAAGACAGTATTTACAACCTCGGAATGCTATTAACAGTATTTGTTCTAACCGAATATTTTGAAAAAATATATACTAAAACTCAAAAAGCATGAGTACCATCACAGCAGATGATAAAAAGTTTATGAAACGTGCTATTGCCCTAGCTGAAAAAGGAATGAATGCTAATGCAGGAGGACCTTTTGGAGCGGTCATTGTAAAAGATGGAAAAATAATAGCCGAAGGTCATAATTGTGTTACTTCTACCCACGACCCTACTGCGCATGCCGAGGTTGTTGCCATTCGAAAAGCGTGTGAAAAGTTAGGTTCTTTTCAATTGACAGACTGTATAATTTATACCTCTTGTGAGCCTTGCCCTATGTGTCTTGGCGCTATTTATTGGGCGCGTCCAAAAAAGGTTTTTTATGCTTGTACCAGAGAGGATGCAGCAGAAATAAACTTTGATGATCAATTTATCTATGACGAATTAGATAAGAAAATTAAAGATAGAGTTATCAATTTTACAAACATTCTTCGAGAAGAAGCGGTAACTGTTTTTAATAAATGGAGTACTAAAAACGATAAGACCCTTTACTAGATTGATTCTTCTAGTAACCTATCCAAAATTTCTCTTGTTTTTTTGCTATCCCAGTCTGCAACACCTACTTTATTAACACGTATCTCTCCATCTTTGGCAATTACATAGGTAGTTGGTAAAGAACTTGATGTCAATAACCTTGGTGCTTTGCTGGTTTGTATATACACAGGAAATGTATATTCTTTTTTATCCATAAAACGTTGTACTACTTCTTTTTCTTCAGAGGTTACAAAATAAAAATCAACTTTATTTCCGTAGGCATCATACAGTTTTTGAAGAGAAGGCATTTCAGCAATGCAAGGGGGGCACCACGTTGCCCAAAAGTTAATTAAAACTACTTTCTTTTTTGATTCTGAAAAGTATTTGGTTCCTCCCTCTAGCTGCTCTAATTGCCAAGTATAGTCTTGAAGTACTTCACTTTCTTCGGCATCAATTTCAGAAGGGCTAAAAGATACCAGTCGCTGAATAAATACCTGTATGGGCATTCTCGTTTGTGGTAGTAATAATAAAACTAAAACACCAATAAACAGAAGGTTACTTTTATTCTTTTGAATGAATAACTTGATTTTTTTCATAAAATTTTGTTAATATTCTCATTTTGTCCACTTAATTTGCCTTTTATTTTTAGCTTTATATACATTCTCAGTGGTCAACAAATCTATTATCAAATGAAATTAAAAGTACTTATATTTTTTCTCATTACATACCCAGTTTTGTCACAAGTAGGTATTGGTACAACTAGTCCTAATGCAACATTAGACATTAATGGTGATTTAATTATCGGTGAGGTAGTTGACGAGATTGATAATACTGTAGCAGAAAGTTCAATATTAGTCTCCTCAGGTACAGGTTTGGTAAAAAAAGTATCTTCAAAGCAAGTATATGAAAGTAATATAAAAACGGCCATTAAAGGAAATTTTTCTACCGGCGGTACAACAATAGGAATCACCCTAGGGTCAAATTATGCAATTGTTCCTTTCAATAATTTGGATTTTGATGTTAATAATGAATTTGATACAGCTACATACACTTTTACAGCAAAACAAGATGGAATTTATGATATTTATGCTCAAATTAATTCATCTGGAGGACTTGCAGTTTCAACAAATTATGGTATTCAAATCTTGAAAGGTACCGAGGTTATTGCACAGCAAAATTTTGCTAATATAAGTGTCTCTTTGGTAGTAGGAAGCATAAATGTAACGCCGCCTGTAAGAAGTGTTCAAACTTTAGTTGAGCTTTCAGAAAATGAAACAATTCAATTTCGATTATTTACAAATTTGGCTAGTGTTAGTCTACTACGCTCAAAAACTGATAGTTTTTTTACCATTCACCAAATACGATAATTTTACTCCCCGGTAATTTTTTTTTAAAAAAACTCCTTTCAAAAAAATTGAAAGGAGTTTTTAGTATGTAAAAAATAAATATCAGTTAGGCATTCTGCTTCTTGATTAAATTAAGTGCAGAACCTTCACGATACCATCTTATTTGAGCATCATTGTACGTATGGTTAGCCATTATCGTGTCTTTACTTCCATCTTTATGAACCACTTCAATTGTCAAGGGTTTATTAGGAGCAAAATCTGCTATATCCAAAAAGTTGAACGTATCGTCCTCTTGAATTAAATCATAATCTGATTCATTTGCGAAGGTTAATCCTAGCATCCCTTGCTTTTTAAGGTTTGTTTCGTGGATACGAGCAAATGATTTTACCAAAACAGCAGCTACTCCTAAGTGTCTAGGCTCCATTGCTGCGTGTTCACGAGAAGATCCCTCTCCATAGTTATGATCTCCTACTACAATTGTTTTAATTCCTTTTGCTTTATATTCACGTTGTACATCCGGAACGCCTCCGTATTCACCGTCTAATTGGTTTTTAACAAAGTTTGTTTTTTTGTTATATGCGTTTACCGCTCCAATTAAACAGTTATTTGAAATATTATCTAAGTGTCCTCTATAACGCAACCAAGGTCCAGCCATTGAGATATGGTCTGTTGTACATTTTCCAAATGCTTTGATCAATAGTTTTACACCTTGCAACTCAGAATCTTGAATAGGCTCAAAAGGAGTTAATAGCTGAAGTCTTTCACTATCTTTAGCTACTTTCACTTCTACTCCGCTTCCATCCTCTCTTGGTTCTACATATCCATTTTCTTCTACTTCAAATCCTTGTGGTGGTAACTCAATACCGCGTGGTTCATCAAGTTTTACCTCCTCTCCATCTTCATTTACCAAAGTATCGTGCATAGGGTCAAAGTCTAAACGACCAGAAATAGCAATCGCTGCAACCATTTCAGGAGAACCTACAAAGGCGTGTGTATTTGGGTTTCCATCGGCACGTTTTGAAAAGTTTCGGTTAAAAGAGTGAACAATTGTGTTTTTTTCTTCTCCTTTGCGGTCACTACGGTCCCATTGACCAATACAAGGTCCGCAGGCATTTGTAAATACAGTTGCTCCAAGATCTTCAAACACGTTTAATAATCCGTCACGCTCAGCTGTAAATCTAATTTGTTCACTACCCGGGTTAATTCCGAAGTCACTTTTCGGCTTTAGTTTTTTATCAATTGCTTGTTGAGCAATAGACGCAGCGCGCGTTAAATCTTCATAGGAAGAGTTGGTACACGAGCCTATTAATCCCCAATCAACTTTTATAGGCCAATCGTTCTTTTTGGCTTTTTCACCCAACTCTCCAACGGGCGTTGCTAAGTCTGGGGTAAATGGCCCGTTTAAATGTGGACGCAATTCAGAAAGGTTAATTTCAATTACTTCATCAAAATACTGTTCAGGATTTGCGTATACTTCATCATCGCCTGTTAAGTACTCTCTAATTTTATTTGCCTCATCAGCAATTTCTTCTCTATCTGTTGCTCTTAAAAAGCGCTCCATAGAATCATCATACCCAAAAGTTGAAGTAGTTGCTCCTATCTCGGCACCCATATTACAAATAGTACCTTTACCGGTACAAGATAGATTTTTTGCACCAGGCCCAAAATATTCTACAATAGATCCAGTACCTCCTTTAACAGTAAGGATTCCGGCAACTTTAAGAATTACATCTTTTGACGCTGTCCAACCGTTTAGTTCACCGGTTAATTTTACACCAATTAGCTTCGGAAATTTAAGTTCCCATGGCATTCCGGCCATTACATCTACTGCATCAGCACCACCTACACCAATAGCTACCATACCAAGACCTCCGGCATTTACGGTATGCGAATCGGTACCAATCATCATTCCTCCCGGAAATGCATAATTTTCTAATACTACTTGGTGAATAATTCCTGCTCCTGGTTTCCAGAAACCAATTCCATATTTGTTTGAAACAGACTCTAAGAAGTCAAAAACTTCATGGCTCGTTTGATTCGCACTTTGTAAATCTTTTGCGGCTCCTTGTTTTGCCTGAATTAAGTGATCACAATGTACGGTAGTGGGTACAGCAACTTTATCTTTCCCGGCTTGCATAAATTGTAACAAAGCCATTTGAGCTGTTGCATCTTGACACGCAATTCTGTCTGGTGAAAACTCAACGTAATCTTTACCACGTTCAAAGGCTTCAGTAGGTTTTCCATCCCAAAGATGGCTATAAAGAATTTTTTCAGAAAGGGTTAAAGGTTTCCCGACTATCTCACGTGCTTTGTCAACACGTTCTGCCATCTGGGAATACACCTTTTTAATCATGTCAATGTCAAATGCCATAGTTATATATTTAATTTTTTTTGAAGTTCTGCGAAATTACGAAATTTCATTATAATTTAAAAATGTTTAACGAACTGCGCTAAAAACTGTTTATTTTACAAAGAATTAAAATATTTGATATAAATAATTATCAATTACGTAATTTTTAATATACAAAATTATGAATTTGAAAATCCTTAGGTTTTCAAAAGATTGAAAAGCGAATAAAATGTACTAAAAAAGTTTGATTCTAAATAAGACTTAAACACCTACTTTTTATACATCATCAATAATTTGACAATTGCAATTATTGAACCTACCACAACAGATAAAGAGCCTATTGCAATAAATATTGTAGCATCAACAAAACCAAATTTCCAATGCAAAATTTTAAAAAGAGCGCCAATTGTAATAAGCAACATACCTACAAAAAAGAATATAATAGGCAGTAAAAGCTTTTTAAAATCCATTAAAACAAGCTTTTTATGATTTTTTCAATCGTTAAGCCTTCAGCTTCGGCTTTATAATTTTTTATCATTCTATGACGTAAAATGCCAGTTGCTACTTTTTGTACATCTTCTATGTCTGGTGAAAACTTTCCGCTCAAAGCAGCATTTGCTTTGGCAGCTAGAATAAGGTTTTGAGAAGCCCTTGGTCCTGCTCCCCAGTCAATGTAATTTTTTACAATCTCTGGAGCAGCTTCGCTGTTGGGACGTGTTTTTCCAACCAATGATACGGCATACTCAATTACATTGTCTGCAACCGGTATTTTCCGAATAAGTTGTTGGTATTCTATAATTTCTTCTGAAGTAAATAATGAGTTTACTGTATTTTGAACACCGGCAGTGGTAGATTTTACTACTTCAACTTCTTCAGAAAAGGAAGGATAATCTAAGTTTATGGCAAACATAAACCGGTCTAGTTGAGCTTCAGGCAACGGATAAGTTCCTTCTTGCTCAATCGGGTTTTGAGTTGCTAATACAAAATAAGGCAAGTCTAGTTTATAATGTTCTCCAGCTACCGTTACAGCGCGTTCTTGCATCGCTTCCAGCAAAGCAGCCTGGGTTTTGGGTGGAGTTCTATTAATTTCATCAGCCAAAATGATATTGGCAAATATGGGCCCTTTTATAAATTTAAAGTTTCGGTCTTTATCTAAAATTTCAGAACCTAAAATATCACTCGGCATTAAATCTGGAGTGAACTGTATTCTTTTAAACTGTAAACCCAACGCCTGTGCAACTGTATTTACTAAAAGGGTTTTTGCCAGACCCGGAACACCAATCAACAATGCGTGACCTCCTGAAAATATAGAAAGAAGTACTTGCTCTACCACCTCATCTTGCCCTACAATGACTTTGTTAATCTCTGAGCGTAAATCGGTGTATTTTGAAACGAGTTGTTTAACGGCTGTTACGTCTGACATATTTTTGGTTAAATGTTTATAGTTAAGGCTTCTGACAGTTATTTTTTCATCCAGTTACTTGCAAAATCACAATCTGAATAATCTTCATTCACCTTTACATAGGTTTCTTTAATTTTTTCATTTTGCCACTCTTCAATAGCCTTAACTTGTTTTTGTTTTAATGCTAATTCTTTTACTTTCTCATAATCTTTTGAGAAATCTGCCTCGTGCTCTTCATAGCGGCGAGTTACGGTAAGAAATTTGAATTTTGTTTTTCCGGTTCTATCTCTATCAGAATATACTTTTGAAATTTCATTGGCCTTTAAGTTATAAACTTGGGCACTTAATGAAGGATCCATTTTTGTTAATTCAAAACGTGTATCTCCTGAAACCGGATTAACCAATTGACCACCACTTAAACGGGTTTCTTTTTCATCTGAATATCGCATTGCAGCTTCTTCAAAGGATAGTTCACCGTTTACGACTTTGGTACGAACGCTATCAATTTTGGCTCTAGCAGCTTCTACAGTAGCTTGAGAAACATCTGGTAAAATTAAAATATGTCTTACATCAAGCTCCTGCCCTCTTACTTTATCTACCTGTAGAATGTGAAAACCAAATTCTGTTTCAAAAGGCTCACTTACTTCTCCTTCTTGAAGAGAAAAGGCAGTATCGATAAACTCTTTTGCTAAAGGTGATTTTTTCTGAATACCTTTATACAAACCTCCTTTTGAGCTAGAACCCGGATCTTTTGAATACAAAACAGCTTTGGTTGCAAAACTGGCTCCGTTTTCAACAATATCACGACGTATTTCATTTAATCTATTAATTACATCTTGACGTGCTTCTTCAGTTATTTCTGGCTCAACAACTATTTGAGCTACTTCAACCTCTGCGCCAAAAACCGGACGTTCATCTTCTGGAATAGAAAAGAAAAATTCTCTTACTTCTTCTGGAGTAACCTCAACATTTTCTACAATTTTACGTTGCATCTCACTTGCCAACTGTAGTGTTTTGTTAACTTCAAAAAGTTCTTGCCTTAATTGAGCAATATTATCTTTTCTGTAATATTCTACTACTTTTTCTTCACTACCCAATTCACTAATCATATAATCAAGCTGCTGACCTATTTGTTGGTTAATTTGTGTATCTGAAACTACAAGACTATCTATTTTTGCTTGGTGCGCGTATAGCTTGTCTTCCATCAGCTTTCCTACCAATTGACAACGACTTATATCTTTAATTTCAATACCTTGTTGTTGCATTTCAAGGTAACTTTTATCAATATCGCTATCGAGAATAACGTACTCTCCTACCACGGCACTTACGCCTTCAGCTTTGTAACGCTTAAATGGTTTGATAGAATCTACCTTTTTTTCTGAAACTTTTATTGAATCTTCAGCTTTGTTTTTTACTACGCCTGTACTATCTACCGTCACTACTTCTTGAGCAAGTACAAGACTTGATAAAAGTAAAAAGAACGCTGTCATTGCATTTCTGCTATTCATAGATTTCAAAGTTTTTATTATTAAGTGCATCTTTTGTAATATCCTTTTCTAGTTTTTTTATTAATTCTAGCTTTCTTTGATTCAAAATTATTTGTTCAATTGTAGGCGAAACATAAGAAAGCGGTGCTATATCGCTTGTTTTTAAAACATCTTCAATTTTGACCAAATATACTCCTAATGAATCTTGTACTTGTGTAAAATTTGATTTTTTTAACAATTCGCTTTCTTTGTCTTGCAACGCAGGAAACGTTTGTAACAACGCATCTTTTTTTACCCAAGTAGAGTCATTAAAATTATAGTGAGTAAATTGAATACTTATATCATC harbors:
- a CDS encoding MerR family transcriptional regulator, with amino-acid sequence MSIQTTFSIKDLENLSGIKAHTIRIWEKRYNLLEPNRTDTNIREYSLDSLKKLLNISFLYNSGLKISKIAALDEDEIIKLIEEYTVKDKDAHTIQLLKTAMFEFNYPLFQKTIQEFEKTNDFRTLFFDIFIPLLTELGTLWHTGTIDPAHEHFISELIKQKIIVNIDSLKKESFDDTKPTFCLYLPHHEMHEIGLLYCHYEVLKAGFNTVYLGPNIPLENLKHIVKHYQNVLFLSYFTVKPKKTPLAKYIVDYSDKIDSEKKQSLWLMGRETQELKEKNTFNNITVVQNHTELIEKLKILKKS
- a CDS encoding NAD(P)/FAD-dependent oxidoreductase, with the translated sequence MKNIAIIGSGFSSLAASSYLAAQGYTVTIYEKNKTVGGRARQLHKEGFTFDIGPTWYWMPDVFERFFSDFNKKPSDYYSLTKLNPAYSVYFGKEEFITIEDTLEKICKAFEDEEPESSKKLRKFIAKAQNNYDVAIKDLVYRPGVSPFELVTPVTMKKIGQFFSTISKEVRKEFKNPKLISILEFPVLFLGAKPSNTPAFYSFMNYADFGLGTFHPKDGMYSVIEGIKNLAEELGVTIKTNQNVEEIILTDNVASAIKINGKDIKADCIVSGADYHHTETLLPKKFRQYSETYWDKKIFAPSSLLFYVGFDKKIENVDHHTLFFDVDFEAHSQAIYDNPKWPEKPLFYASFPSKTDNSTAPIDKEAGIFLIPLAPGLEDTPEIREAYFEKIMTRFEYLTNQEVKNYVIFKESFCVNDFIEQYNSYKGNAYGLANTLLQTAFLRPSLQSKKVKNLFFTGQLTVPGPGVPPSLISGKLVAGLVQKQIEKS
- a CDS encoding phytoene/squalene synthase family protein — encoded protein: MKEIFDIVSRTCSKNVTNAYSTSFSLATKMLAPTIRQDIYNIYGFVRFADEIVDSFHDYDKETLFNRFEKDLHNALKDKISLNPILNSFQHTVNRYKIDQHLIDSFMKSMRLDLSKKEYITETDYKEYIYGSADVVGLMCLKVFVKGDTEKYEELKDSAMHLGSAFQKVNFLRDLKEDFEDLSRTYFPNTNLKALDEISKQRIIEEIEEDFSKGYEGILKLPAEAKFGVFMAYRYYKRLLKKLQRTPAIEIKNTRIRVPNYEKFGLLTRSYVKYQLKLVK
- a CDS encoding sterol desaturase family protein, coding for MTTFFWILIFLATFCVMEFMAWFTHKYIMHGFLWSLHRDHHHKDHSSWWERNDLFFIFYAVVSICCFIGWEYYGFWAGLPIGLGIFAYGIAYFFVHDIFIHQRFKLFRNANNWYAKGIRRAHKIHHKHLGKEDGECFGMLLPPLRFFKR
- a CDS encoding lycopene cyclase domain-containing protein; translated protein: MNSLYLWLNIGSLSIPFLFSFHPRLQFYKKWRSFFPALFIMMAIFVTWDIIFTHNGFWGFNDVYLIGVYLFNLPIEEWLFFICIPYACIFTHYALHELFPKFSLSEKFTSRFYVILVSSLIILLWYFYSSWYTLISFVYALVLLGLVYNYRKRWLMEFLPTYFIIFIPFFIVNGILTGTGIEDQVVWYNDLENMGVRMVTIPVEDSIYNLGMLLTVFVLTEYFEKIYTKTQKA
- a CDS encoding nucleoside deaminase, with product MSTITADDKKFMKRAIALAEKGMNANAGGPFGAVIVKDGKIIAEGHNCVTSTHDPTAHAEVVAIRKACEKLGSFQLTDCIIYTSCEPCPMCLGAIYWARPKKVFYACTREDAAEINFDDQFIYDELDKKIKDRVINFTNILREEAVTVFNKWSTKNDKTLY
- a CDS encoding TlpA disulfide reductase family protein, whose product is MKKIKLFIQKNKSNLLFIGVLVLLLLPQTRMPIQVFIQRLVSFSPSEIDAEESEVLQDYTWQLEQLEGGTKYFSESKKKVVLINFWATWCPPCIAEMPSLQKLYDAYGNKVDFYFVTSEEKEVVQRFMDKKEYTFPVYIQTSKAPRLLTSSSLPTTYVIAKDGEIRVNKVGVADWDSKKTREILDRLLEESI
- a CDS encoding aconitate hydratase, which translates into the protein MAFDIDMIKKVYSQMAERVDKAREIVGKPLTLSEKILYSHLWDGKPTEAFERGKDYVEFSPDRIACQDATAQMALLQFMQAGKDKVAVPTTVHCDHLIQAKQGAAKDLQSANQTSHEVFDFLESVSNKYGIGFWKPGAGIIHQVVLENYAFPGGMMIGTDSHTVNAGGLGMVAIGVGGADAVDVMAGMPWELKFPKLIGVKLTGELNGWTASKDVILKVAGILTVKGGTGSIVEYFGPGAKNLSCTGKGTICNMGAEIGATTSTFGYDDSMERFLRATDREEIADEANKIREYLTGDDEVYANPEQYFDEVIEINLSELRPHLNGPFTPDLATPVGELGEKAKKNDWPIKVDWGLIGSCTNSSYEDLTRAASIAQQAIDKKLKPKSDFGINPGSEQIRFTAERDGLLNVFEDLGATVFTNACGPCIGQWDRSDRKGEEKNTIVHSFNRNFSKRADGNPNTHAFVGSPEMVAAIAISGRLDFDPMHDTLVNEDGEEVKLDEPRGIELPPQGFEVEENGYVEPREDGSGVEVKVAKDSERLQLLTPFEPIQDSELQGVKLLIKAFGKCTTDHISMAGPWLRYRGHLDNISNNCLIGAVNAYNKKTNFVKNQLDGEYGGVPDVQREYKAKGIKTIVVGDHNYGEGSSREHAAMEPRHLGVAAVLVKSFARIHETNLKKQGMLGLTFANESDYDLIQEDDTFNFLDIADFAPNKPLTIEVVHKDGSKDTIMANHTYNDAQIRWYREGSALNLIKKQNA